The nucleotide window GCGCTGCAGGGCCGCTTCGCAGCCGGATTCAATGCCCAGAAAAATACTGGAGGCGCCATTTCTGACCAGAGGAGCCACCAGATCGTCAGTGATAGTATCGACCCGCGCTTCGAATCCGAATGGCACATGATGGGCCTGCACAACCTCTCCGATGGCGGCGATACGCTCCTTCTGCTCCGCACTATGACCGATGAAGGTTGGGTCCACAAAATAGACCTGCCGCACCTCCCGGCGTGCCAGACGCGTTTCCAACTCGTGCGCCAGAGATTCCACGCTTCTCTCGCGGCGTTTCCGGCAGCCGTAGTAGACGTTGATGAAGCAGAAACCGCAGTCGCCGAAGCAGCCCCGGCTGGCGGCAATGTTCAAGGCGCCATGAGCAAGATTGGCTCCCATATCGTCCGGGACCGGCAGCCGGGACAGGTCGGCCAAGGCTGCCCTGCGAACCATCTCCTGCCCTGCCCGGTAGAGCCCTGCGCAGGGGCCGGGTACCTGACCGGGGCGGACCTGCTGCAACAGGTCGTGCAGCGTCTGCTCGAACTCCCCCACCAGGATGAAGTCGAGCTGGGGGGCAAAGCCCGACAGACGCCGGCAAGCCAGGGTGGGAAAGAGTCCAAAGGCGCCGATCAGGGGCGTTTCGGCCCGCTTCAGCAGGTCCAGCACAGCCACGACGACGGGTTCGTGGCCCCAGGCATAGACCCAGTGAAACAGCACGATATCAGCCTGCTCCGCCAAGATCAGGCAACTAATAGCTACTTCGTCCGCCTGACTGCCGCTGAAGTCCAGATAGACCGTGTCCCAGCCGCAGGCACGGGCTACGGCCAGGGCGTAACCGCTGTTGAGGCTGGCCGAGAGCGGCGCATTGGCGACGTCATTGTAGTGCTCGATCGAGAGTGGGCGCGGGTTTTCGACGATGGCAATCTTCATGCGGTTCCGATTCGGGATGGGGGCAAAAAAATGTTGAACCGTTTTTAACGCGAGGACTCAGCAAGCTTGTCCATTATTCATCCTCTCTACGCCCTTTTTCTCTTTTTTTCACCCTGATGCCCGAGGCGAATCCAGGCGCCTGACGAGATATCGGTAGCATAGAAGGCACACAAAAAACAGGAGAATCAGCCCGGCAGCCAGAAAAAAGATATGATTCAAGACAGACTCGCTCCGAGTATTGATCTCGCTTAGGGCTTTGCTCAATGCTGCAGGCTTTTCCTCGGCTTCCTCGCCGGCAACAAATGCATTCATCATCACAACCAGCTCTTTTAATTGACGTGCCATCTCACTGGCCTTATCCAAAGTTTTCACATAATCAATCGGAGGCGAGCCATCTTCAAGTCTTTGAGCATGCAGCCGGGCAGTTAACACATCAATAGATTTGACAAGGTCATTGCCTACTGCCAAAGCCAGCCGTAATTCAACCACAGTATCTTTAATCAGTGGCTCATTCGCTTCCACATCAGACACCAGTCTTTCGTGTTCTTTGTCGAGCCAGTCCGTCAATTGACGAATGGTCTCTCTGCGTTCTTTGTTCACCGTACCGGGGAGGCTCTGAAACGTTTGTGACGCATTTTCAAAGGCTTTGGTTAACCGTCCAACTTCATCCTCAAGCTGCCTGACCTCGGGTTTAACGGCGACTTGATCCATCAACAGGTCGGTCTGGAGCGTCATAATTCGGGGCATACGCTGGAAGTAAAACATGGCGCGCTCCGCCGTGAGCAAAGCCTCGTCAACCTTTTCAAGAGATTTCTGCATCTGTCCCAGCAAGCTGTCGACTTCTTGTGTTCTCTCACCGGGATATTTGCCTCTCAACCCGGTCAGCTCCTTGAGCCGGACATCAGTAACATAATATTGTTGAGGGTGGGCAGCCCGCCATGCTTTGATCATGTCCCGCAACTCCCGGAGCTGGCCGGGGCTGAGCATTTCCCCGGCCAAGGACCAGATTTCTTTCTCAAACTGCATGTAGATTCCCACTAAATCCTTGGCCTCCGGGCCATAAACTTTCGGTATCCAGTATTCCTCGACAACCATGCGTTGCAGGGTAATAAATACAACCATATCCAGAAGATTGGCCGCAGGGTTGCGGTCGGCAGCCACCCGCATAACGGAAGAGATCAATGAGACTCTTCTGTATTTAAGGGCAATGCGTTTTGTGGGATCATCTATTTTCTCCAAAATTTTATCCATCTCCTCCCAGACCCGCGCGGTATATTGGTCCGAAAAGGCTATCACTTCAGCCTGCAGGCTCAAATAAGTACGCTTGGTTCCTCCTTTGCCTGCAAACTCTTTCTCGACTTCCATCTTGGGCTCTTTAGGCTTAAAAAGGTGAACGGAGCAGCCGGTAAGTGAGGTTACCGATAACAGAACCAACATGAAGGAACGTAAGCAAAGTATTGCTAGACGGTTTTCCATTCGCATGGCCATATTCTCCTCCCCTCCGATCGGGGTAAAGTCCAGATGATCAGGCGCGTCCCTCCTATTTAGTCCTATCAGATATGTACGGAACAGATCCCCCTTTTCATGTGCCGATCCCAAGTCCCCTTGTTGTACCATCATCTAAAAAAACGAAGCCGGACTGCGCCGCCGTAACTTTCACGGTCGTTTTCTTCCGGCAAGCCGACTGAGATCCTGAACATTTAACGGCCACGGTTAGTCTTACATGGCTGAATGCATCTCACAACAGTCTGAGCCCCATGGTTTTCCGGTCCCCGGTCACCTGAGGCTTGGCTCTTCACCCCACATATTAACAATTGTTAAAGACAGAGAGCTGCTTGTCAACTTTCGAAAGTGAGAGGAGAGGGGGAGGACTTAGGGGGTGATAATTGTCGTCAAGTGTAGATGTAAGCTGAGGGAAACAGCAAAAACTGGTAAGCTGCCTACTCTACCAGCAGCAGGCCGATATACTGGACGAAATCGTCATTGTTCCTGATCGGGCGCACCGTAATGCCGCAAGCTTCCGCCAGGGCGAACACGTCGCAGCCGCAGGATTCCAGCGAGGGGCGACGCTTTTCCGGGAAGCGGCAGGCGCGCTCGTCGCAGCTTTCGCACCAGCAGCACGGTCCGCCGGAGAATACCAGCGCCTTCTTGCTGCCCTGCAGAAAGGCCTCTTTTTCCAGCTCCAGCAGCCCCCTCTGGAACGCTTCCAGCGGCGGCTGTCCGGCTACGACGATTGCCTTGGAATAACAGGCCAGAAGCTCCCGGAATTCGCCCGTTCCCATCGAATGGGGGGGACAACTCCATTTGCGACCGTAGCATGAACAGCCGTAGCTGCACTTGGCCTTGACCCACGGTTCGATCCGGATCAGGGCGGGGTCGATGCCATTGGCCTCGAAAAATCCGAGCGCGAGGGCCTTCCTGCGCAGCACGGCGATTCGGTCGGTCCTGCTGTCGACCCGGGGATGGCGGGTGGCCACAATGGCATGGGAATAGGAGGGAAGTTCAAGGATCTCGACATGGCTGAATCCGGCCGAGCGCACCATGCGACTGGTTTCCTCGATGCTGTAAGCGCGGCCATTGTAGGTGTTGACCAGCATGTGCGCATCGTACAGAGCACCGAAATCGTTGCCATCGGTGAAAAAGTCGTGAATCACCAGCAGTCCGTCATCCTGCACGGTTTCACCCAGCCGGAGGAACATGGCTTCCACCTCCTGCGGCCCGTAGCAGTGGATCAGATTCGACAGCAGCAGGATTGAGGCGCTGCCGGCATGACGGCGGACAAAGGCGGCCGACTCCTGCGGATCGAGCAGGTTGCAGGGTTGAAGGCTGACCGGAGCATCCGCTGCAAAGGCTGCCAGTGCCAGTGTGTCCTCGAGGTCGCAGGCCACGGCGTGCCAACCGGCATGACGTTCCAGGAAAGTCTTGAGATAGGTGCCGTCGCCAGTGCCGATATCGATGAGCGTGCCCGCCGCGAAAGGAACCGGCAGCGCATCCCACAACTCCTGCGCCCGCACCAGGGCCGCCCCGTGCATGGCCTCCTGAAAAAGCCGGCGGCGCTGCTGCAGCTCTTCGGGAGCCAGATCCTCGGAGCGGCCCCCTTGGCCGTTGCGCAGGACCGCACCCAGCCCCTTCCACTTGTCCATCAGCAGCTTCTCGAATTCCAGCACCTTCAGCTGGTTCAGCCCACTCTCGCCCAGCAGGTATCTCCTTGAAAACTGCGAGAGATAGAGATGCTGGTCGTACTGTTCCAAAACGCCGAGCCGCACCAGCAGTTCCAGGAAGCGCGCCCCCTCTTGCTCTTTCATCCCGCCAGTCGCCAGCACCTCCGTCAGGCTGCATCCATTCTGGCCAACCGCCTCGATGATGCCGCATTCCACGGCCTGCATCAGGATCGACACCATCCGGTAGCCTGTCGTCAGGTCGCAGAATGTGGCGTATGTACCGTCCGAGGGCAGTATTTTCATTGTTATCCCATTGTCTCTGAGCTGAAACAGGCGAGTTCAGAACCTGTCATTTGAAGGAACGCAGAATATAGTCGGCGATTGCCCGGGCATCCCGGTCGGGCAGGCTGGCCTCATCGAACCTGATCATGCGCGAGCGGGGTTTGCGCACAACCCTGACGATATCCTCGGGGGTAGTGATATTGTTGGCTCGCAGAGTTGCACCGCGCAGGTTCCTGGCAGGATCGCTGACATTGCCGCCATCGGGATGACAACTGCTGCAGAACTGACGGAACAGCTCCTCGCCCGAGGCACTCTGCGGTTTCTGCACCGGAACCACTTTTGGCGCCTCGTTGTTCGTTTTCGAACCCTGAGGGCTGCAGGCCATGATCAGGCAGACAGGAACGGCCATCAGTGCGGCAGTGCGTGTAAACGACGTGAACATGGCGACCCCTTTCGAAAATTGAATCTGCAGACCATTTATCACAGAGGTCATGGAGAAAATTCAAGCAGTTACAGCTTTACACGTCTTCAGCGGCACGTGACTTAAAGTAGATTTTTATCGTTATTCCTCTCTGTGATCCCTGTGGCTGACTGCCGTTTTAGGTCAAATGGCAGTAGCAATTATGCGGTTCGTATGCTGGTCGAAGGGGTGAAAAGGAGGTCAAGCTCGTCGAAATCCAGGCTGCGTTCGGCCAGATTCCGCACCAGGTCCAGCTTTTCGGTGTCTTCGGCAGTGGTCTTGGACACATCCTCCGTAATGATGCGGTACAGTTCGGCAGTGGTCTGCAGCTCGGTGCGCAGGTAAGGGATGCGGCTGCGGTCGAGGATACGCTGGGTGATGGTGCTGATCTGGCTGATCCCGGGAATGACCAGGCCGGCAATGCGCGAGCGGTATTCCGGCATCTGGTACAGGTTGGCCAGGGTCACCAGCAATTCGTCGCGGCTGCTGGTAACGATCAGCAGGGATGACTCCTTGAGCAGTTCGGTGATGCGCTGGGTCGATGCGGCGCCGATCTGGACGTTGTGGATGATGCGCCCCATCTCGCGGCGGTTGCCGTGCAGCGGCAGGTTCAACAGGCGCGATATGCGCCGCAGGGTCGGGTTGGCCAGGACCGGCTGGTAATCGAATCCGCCGATGATGCGGAAGGGCTGGTCCGACAGCGCACGCCGGAGGTAATCCAGCACCCGCTCGCGCTTTTCGGGAATGAGCTTGTTGGCCAGCACAGCCCGCACCTCGGCACCCTCCTTCTCGAACAGGGCCAGGTTCATGCAGATCGTGTCGACCACGTTCCCCACCCCGCCCCCCGAGACCATCAGCACCGGTGCATCAAGCATGCGGGCGATGCGGGCATTGGAAAGTTTCAGGACCGAACCGACGCCGGGGTGGCCGGAGCCTTCGATGATGATGAAATCGCAGCGCCGCTCCAGTTCTGCAAAAGCCTGCAGAATCCTGTCCCGGAGGTCTGCCAGAGCGATGTCGCCGTCGATGAACCGGCGGGCGGTTTCGGGATACACCACCACTGGTGACATGGAGCGCAGATCTTTCTGAAGGCCGAACACTTCGGCTATCAGGGCCGCGTCCTTATCGACCGGTATCCCTCGCAGCATGGCGGGTTTGGGTCCCAAGGGCTTGATGAAGCCGACCCGTGCATATTTTTTCAGGGCCAGATGTAGCAGTGAAATGCTGGTGGTCGTCTTGCCGCAGTTCTGTCCGGTGGCCGCGATGAAGATCTTTTGCGCCATGGTTCATCCTCCCCGGCTGTGTGCACTCTGGATTCCGCGTATCTTCCCGGCGCCCGTCCCCTTATCTGTAGTTATATCACAGGCCCTTCGGCGTCACAGTACGCCTCAGGCGCAGCACCCGCAATTGTTCAGGCCGCTCAGGGCCGCATCGTAGATCTGGTCAAGCTCACCGGCATCGGCCACCGAGATCCCGAGATCGGTCACCAGTCCGTTCTTGAGGCTATAGATCCAGCCGTGTATCACCAGGTTTTGCCCACGCTCCCATGCCTCGCGCACGATGGTGGTTTTACAGACGTTCACGACCTGCTCGATCACGTGCAGTTCGCACAGCCGGTCAGAGACCGATTTCGATGACTCCTGTGGTAAGAGCCGCCGCTGGTGTTTCTGCTGCACATCCTGGACATGTCGCAGCCAATTGTCGATCAAGCCGAGCTTTCTGTTCTCCAGCGCAGCCTCGATACCGCCGCAGCCGTAGTGACCACAGACGATGATATGTCTGACCTTCAGTACCTCAACCGCGTACTGGATCACCGAGAGACAGTTCAGATCGGTATGGATGACGACATTGGCCACATTGCGGTGAACGAACAGCTCCCCCGGCAGCAGCCCGACAATTTCATTGGCCGGCACCCGGCTGTCGGAACAGCCGATCCAGAGATATTCCGGGGCATGTTGGTTGACCAGCCGCTGAAAAAAGGAGGCATCCTGCCCAGTCATCCGGATGGACCAATCACGGTTGCTCTCCAGCAGGTCGCTCAGATTTCTTTTCAGCATTCATAATCTCCTGGTTCGGAATATGGTCCGCACCCGCGGCACCGTGCAGCGCCCTACCCTATGTAAAACCTCAGTGCAAATCAACCCGAAAAAACATCCTCAAGCCCAGCCATCTGTGCAACGACATATTTTGGCTACCAGCAAAAAAGCTTCTGTCGCTCAAGCAGGATTGCCAGGGTCACCAGCAGGGGAAAGAAATTCAGGTAGGAAAAAAGGGCCGAGTCACAGCGGCAGAAGGCCATGACAACAGGCACCAGGGGAACCGTGGCGAACCAGGGGGCCAGCTTCGGACCGATCAGGCCAAAAGCCGGCAGAAGCATGGCGACAGCGGCCAGTGCCATCAGCCAGGGCAGCAGGTAGGCGACGGAAGCATGGCGTTCCGAAGCCGATCCCAAAAGCGGCAGTCCGGTGCAGCGATAGTCGTTGATGTGCCTGCTTTGAAACAGCCGGAAATGCGGAATCTGCCACAGATACAACAGGCCTGCCAGCAACACCGCGCGGAAATCGCGGGGATCTCCACCGGCAGCACTCCAGCCGATCAGAGGCGTCATGGCTCCGCACAGGGCGCCCACGACCGGGGCAAGAGAGGTATGACGTTTGAGGGGGGTATACACCGCCAGGTACCAGGCCAGGGCCACCCCCCCCAGCAGGGCCGGCAAAGCGCCTCCGGCCGCCGCCAGCAGAAGCAGGCCGGCCAGGGCGGCCGCGCCGCCGATGGCGGCTGCGCGGAGCGGCGTCAAATCCCCGCTGGGCAACGGGCGCAGACATGTCCGCACCATCAGGCGGTCGATATCCCGCTCCAGCACCTGATTCAATGCAGAACCGGCCGCAGCCAGCAGAACGACCCCGCCGTAGACCTCGACCAACAACGCCGGGTGCGTACCGGCCGAAAACAGGAAACAGCCCCCCAGAGCGGCGATACCGTTCAGCAACACCAGGCGCGGACGGAACAGCCGCATCAGGGAGACGATCATTTCAATTCCTTAATGAATTCGACGATCGCCTCCAGATCTTCCTTGGACAGATCAGGATTGGCGGGCATGATCGGCTGGAACCCCTCCACCACGGTCGCCATCGGCTCACGGATGGACTCTATCAGGAAAGCCCTGTCGGCGGTCACCGTCAGCGGCTTGCCATCCTTGGTCACTTTGACCTGACTGCCGAACAGCCCTTTCAAGGTGGGACCGATGCTGGGCGAGCCGTCCAGGGAATGGCATCCGACGCAGCCATGCTTCTCCATCAGCGTCCTGCCGTTACCGGCGGCGCCGGCGGTTTCCTGCTGCAGCCAGGCGGCAAACTCCGGCGCGGGCAGCGCCTCGATGGTGGTGATCATGGCCGAGTGCCCGGTGCCGCAGTACTGCGAGCAGAACAGGTCGTAGGAACCGGCCTTGTCGGCCACGAACCAGACATGGTTCTTCATGCCCGGCACCACGTCGCGCTTGACCCGGAAGGCGGGCACGTAGAAGCCGTGCACCACGTCCGGCGACACCAACTCCACCTTGACCGGCTTGCCCACCGGAACGTACAGCTTGGTGGCAGTCCTGCCGTTGGCATAACTGAAGCTCCATGACCACATGCGAGCAGTTGCGGTCACCTCCATCGCCCCTTCCGGCACGTTGCGCAATGCCAGGTAACCGGCCCAGCCGTAATAGAACATGGCCAGCACCAGTAAGGTCGGCAGCAGGGTCCAGACCACCTCCAGACGCAGGTTGTTCTCCACCCGCGAGGTCGGCTCCGGGGAGCGGGAACGGTGGTAACGGACGACAAAGGTCACCATGGCGGCTGTGATGCCGATCAACAGCACCAGACAGGCTCCGAAGATGAACATGAAGACCGGATCGATCGCTTCGGTCGTTGTTATCGGATGCATGGGGTTCACGGCGTCTCCTCACAGGCGGTTATCGATACAGCACATCGAAAAAGGTAAACCCGATGTTGACGGCAATGGCCACGAGGGCCACGAACAACAGAGCGCGCAGCAGCCGGCCTTCGTGCTTCATGTGCATGAATACGGCGATCACGAGCCCGGCCTTGAGCGAGGCGACCGCCAGGGCCACCAGCACGCGATAGCCCCCCAGGTCGAAACGCGTCACCAGCACGGTGACAACCGTCAGGACCAGCAGAGCTATCCAGACCAGGGTCAATGTGCGGTAGCTTATGATGTGGTGCTGTTCTCTCATGTATGACCTCTTGCATTCCCGGGAAAGGCGAGATACGCGGCGCAATAATCTGCAACGGCGGTTACAGGATCAGATAGTACAGCGGAAAGATGAAGATCCAGATCAGATCGACCAGATGCCAGTAAAGCGCCCCGTTCTCCAGCAGAACAAAGTGTTCGGCGTTGACCGAACCCCCCTTGACCTTGGCGGCGATCCAGGCCAGCAGCCCCCCTCCGATCAGGACGTGCAGGCCGTGAATGCCGGTAGTCATGTAGTAGAGACCGAAGAAGACCGATTCTCCCGGCGCCCCGGCCTTCAGGTGCTCCGAGCCGGGATAGATGCCGTGGCCGATTTTGGCGCTCCATTCGAAATACTTGATGATCATGAACCCCGTGGCACAGAGGATGGTACCGCCGATCAGTCCCACTGCCCGGCGCGCTTCGCTGCGCTGTGCGGCTGTCACCGCCATGGCGGCAAAAAGGCTGCTGGTCAGCAGGATCACCGTATTGGCGCTCCCGAGGACCCAGTTCAGCTGTTTTCCGGCGGTGGTGAACTCGTGGGGATAACGGCGAAGGTAGACCGCATAGAGCAGGAACAGGCCGCTGAACAACAGGAGCTCGGTAAACAGAAACAGCCACATGCCGAGCTTGGCCCCGGTGTAATCCTTATGCATTGGATGGCTCATGGGATGCCCGCCCCCCGATAATCATAGGGTCCGTGTGTCACCACCGGTTCCTGCAGGAAATTTTCCGAGGGGGGCGGTGTCGGAACGCTCCACTCCAGGGTGGCGCCCCCCCAGGGATTGCCGCTGAATTCCGCTCCCTTGAACAGTCCCCGGAACAGGTTGATCACCATCAGCACCAGTCCGGCCGCCAGAATCCAGCTGCCGATGGTGGCCACCAGGTTGAGGGGGGCGAACTCGGGCAGATAGTCGTAGTAGCGCCGGGGCATGCCGCGCATGCCGAGCACCTGCATGGTAAAGTAGAGGATATTGAAACCGGTGAACATCAGCGCCCAGGCAATCACGGCCGGTTTCTCGGCGTACCTGCGGCCGTAGAATTTGGGCAGCCAGTAGTGCATGGCAGCGAAAAAGGCGAAGCCGGCACCGCCGAACATGACGTAATGGAAATGCCCGACCACGAAGTGGGTGTCATGCACATGGATGTCAGTGGCAGCCGCGCCCAGGATCAGACCGGACAACCCGCCGATCGAGAACAGCAGGATAAAGGAGAGCGCGAACAGCATCGGGGCTTCCAGTGAGATGGAGCCCTTGTAGAGGGTCGAAACCCAGTTGAATACCTTGATGGCCGAGGGAATGGCCACGATGAAGGTCAGGAACGAA belongs to Geobacter sp. SVR and includes:
- a CDS encoding radical SAM protein translates to MKIAIVENPRPLSIEHYNDVANAPLSASLNSGYALAVARACGWDTVYLDFSGSQADEVAISCLILAEQADIVLFHWVYAWGHEPVVVAVLDLLKRAETPLIGAFGLFPTLACRRLSGFAPQLDFILVGEFEQTLHDLLQQVRPGQVPGPCAGLYRAGQEMVRRAALADLSRLPVPDDMGANLAHGALNIAASRGCFGDCGFCFINVYYGCRKRRERSVESLAHELETRLARREVRQVYFVDPTFIGHSAEQKERIAAIGEVVQAHHVPFGFEARVDTITDDLVAPLVRNGASSIFLGIESGCEAALQRMNKRITPEQIAAAVACVRNHGLRLSAGFIMFEPDTTREELLRNYGFLDRLGLLSDHDQTINMLYHSQIVLFGSRGWSRFESAGRLVADPSRPFEASYRFKDAQVAKVCSAMRGLATAYFTGVDALHRQAGATAGERHDPGCPKGFTIDDDALNRLLKEGFLAFVKHAGRCTPGEFAVLERNFIRQVQDCLAG
- a CDS encoding DUF2284 domain-containing protein, producing MKILPSDGTYATFCDLTTGYRMVSILMQAVECGIIEAVGQNGCSLTEVLATGGMKEQEGARFLELLVRLGVLEQYDQHLYLSQFSRRYLLGESGLNQLKVLEFEKLLMDKWKGLGAVLRNGQGGRSEDLAPEELQQRRRLFQEAMHGAALVRAQELWDALPVPFAAGTLIDIGTGDGTYLKTFLERHAGWHAVACDLEDTLALAAFAADAPVSLQPCNLLDPQESAAFVRRHAGSASILLLSNLIHCYGPQEVEAMFLRLGETVQDDGLLVIHDFFTDGNDFGALYDAHMLVNTYNGRAYSIEETSRMVRSAGFSHVEILELPSYSHAIVATRHPRVDSRTDRIAVLRRKALALGFFEANGIDPALIRIEPWVKAKCSYGCSCYGRKWSCPPHSMGTGEFRELLACYSKAIVVAGQPPLEAFQRGLLELEKEAFLQGSKKALVFSGGPCCWCESCDERACRFPEKRRPSLESCGCDVFALAEACGITVRPIRNNDDFVQYIGLLLVE
- a CDS encoding cytochrome c; protein product: MFTSFTRTAALMAVPVCLIMACSPQGSKTNNEAPKVVPVQKPQSASGEELFRQFCSSCHPDGGNVSDPARNLRGATLRANNITTPEDIVRVVRKPRSRMIRFDEASLPDRDARAIADYILRSFK
- a CDS encoding phosphotransacetylase family protein, with the protein product MAQKIFIAATGQNCGKTTTSISLLHLALKKYARVGFIKPLGPKPAMLRGIPVDKDAALIAEVFGLQKDLRSMSPVVVYPETARRFIDGDIALADLRDRILQAFAELERRCDFIIIEGSGHPGVGSVLKLSNARIARMLDAPVLMVSGGGVGNVVDTICMNLALFEKEGAEVRAVLANKLIPEKRERVLDYLRRALSDQPFRIIGGFDYQPVLANPTLRRISRLLNLPLHGNRREMGRIIHNVQIGAASTQRITELLKESSLLIVTSSRDELLVTLANLYQMPEYRSRIAGLVIPGISQISTITQRILDRSRIPYLRTELQTTAELYRIITEDVSKTTAEDTEKLDLVRNLAERSLDFDELDLLFTPSTSIRTA
- the can gene encoding carbonate dehydratase, which produces MLKRNLSDLLESNRDWSIRMTGQDASFFQRLVNQHAPEYLWIGCSDSRVPANEIVGLLPGELFVHRNVANVVIHTDLNCLSVIQYAVEVLKVRHIIVCGHYGCGGIEAALENRKLGLIDNWLRHVQDVQQKHQRRLLPQESSKSVSDRLCELHVIEQVVNVCKTTIVREAWERGQNLVIHGWIYSLKNGLVTDLGISVADAGELDQIYDAALSGLNNCGCCA
- a CDS encoding UbiA family prenyltransferase, translated to MIVSLMRLFRPRLVLLNGIAALGGCFLFSAGTHPALLVEVYGGVVLLAAAGSALNQVLERDIDRLMVRTCLRPLPSGDLTPLRAAAIGGAAALAGLLLLAAAGGALPALLGGVALAWYLAVYTPLKRHTSLAPVVGALCGAMTPLIGWSAAGGDPRDFRAVLLAGLLYLWQIPHFRLFQSRHINDYRCTGLPLLGSASERHASVAYLLPWLMALAAVAMLLPAFGLIGPKLAPWFATVPLVPVVMAFCRCDSALFSYLNFFPLLVTLAILLERQKLFCW
- the coxB gene encoding cytochrome c oxidase subunit II, producing MHPITTTEAIDPVFMFIFGACLVLLIGITAAMVTFVVRYHRSRSPEPTSRVENNLRLEVVWTLLPTLLVLAMFYYGWAGYLALRNVPEGAMEVTATARMWSWSFSYANGRTATKLYVPVGKPVKVELVSPDVVHGFYVPAFRVKRDVVPGMKNHVWFVADKAGSYDLFCSQYCGTGHSAMITTIEALPAPEFAAWLQQETAGAAGNGRTLMEKHGCVGCHSLDGSPSIGPTLKGLFGSQVKVTKDGKPLTVTADRAFLIESIREPMATVVEGFQPIMPANPDLSKEDLEAIVEFIKELK
- a CDS encoding cytochrome C oxidase subunit IV family protein, translated to MREQHHIISYRTLTLVWIALLVLTVVTVLVTRFDLGGYRVLVALAVASLKAGLVIAVFMHMKHEGRLLRALLFVALVAIAVNIGFTFFDVLYR
- a CDS encoding cytochrome c oxidase subunit 3 family protein, translating into MSHPMHKDYTGAKLGMWLFLFTELLLFSGLFLLYAVYLRRYPHEFTTAGKQLNWVLGSANTVILLTSSLFAAMAVTAAQRSEARRAVGLIGGTILCATGFMIIKYFEWSAKIGHGIYPGSEHLKAGAPGESVFFGLYYMTTGIHGLHVLIGGGLLAWIAAKVKGGSVNAEHFVLLENGALYWHLVDLIWIFIFPLYYLIL